In a single window of the Pseudomonas entomophila genome:
- a CDS encoding response regulator, whose amino-acid sequence MNESVSQVLVIEDEKEIRRFVRMALQTEGLVVFEADTFHRGLVDAGTRGPDLIVLDLGLPDGDGVDLIRDVRNWSQVPIIVLSARGAEADKILALDTGADDYLVKPFGTGELLARVRALLRRHTKETESTAVLAFGEVRIDLERRIVERSGAPLHLTPLEYRLLVHLCSHPNRVLTHMQLLKAVWGPSHTTDTPYLRVFMGGLRKKVEVDPSQPRHLVTETGVGYRFIP is encoded by the coding sequence GTGAACGAATCGGTATCCCAGGTGCTGGTCATCGAGGACGAGAAGGAAATACGACGCTTTGTGCGCATGGCGCTGCAGACCGAGGGGCTGGTGGTGTTCGAAGCCGACACTTTCCATCGTGGCCTGGTCGATGCCGGGACCCGAGGCCCTGACCTGATCGTGCTCGACCTTGGCCTGCCCGACGGGGACGGTGTCGACCTGATCCGCGATGTGCGCAACTGGTCCCAGGTGCCGATCATCGTGTTGTCGGCGCGGGGCGCAGAGGCCGACAAGATCCTGGCCCTGGACACCGGTGCCGACGACTACCTGGTCAAGCCCTTCGGCACCGGCGAACTGCTTGCCCGCGTGCGCGCCCTGCTGCGTCGTCACACCAAGGAGACTGAGAGTACCGCCGTGCTGGCATTCGGCGAGGTGCGCATCGACCTGGAACGACGCATCGTCGAACGATCAGGCGCGCCCCTGCACCTGACCCCGCTGGAATATCGCCTGCTGGTGCACCTGTGCTCGCACCCGAACCGTGTGCTGACCCATATGCAACTACTCAAGGCGGTCTGGGGGCCCTCGCACACCACCGACACCCCCTACCTGCGGGTGTTCATGGGCGGGTTGCGCAAGAAGGTCGAGGTCGATCCCTCGCAGCCCCGCCACCTGGTGACGGAAACCGGCGTGGGCTACCGGTTTATCCCCTGA